A DNA window from Phragmites australis chromosome 11, lpPhrAust1.1, whole genome shotgun sequence contains the following coding sequences:
- the LOC133884013 gene encoding uncharacterized protein LOC133884013 → MPNISDSSNIIAFKWGINDKIWSRSWLPERSIRFMAIVNYAYQVLKIPDPNGVITIKGDQSSVVKCDKQSLDMVNTSSEWSIAAAKSEMNDGVKDKKAGGGIKKVPLNPSKPAKMVKIGVDLDPK, encoded by the exons ATGCCGAACATCTCCGACAGCTCgaacatcatcgccttcaagtgGGGCATCAACGACAAGATCTGGTCAAGAAGCTGGCTACCTGAAAGATCCATACG GTTCATGGCCATAGTGAACTATGCATACCAGGTGCTCAAGATCCCAGATCCTAATGGAGTCATAACCATTAAGGGGGACCAAAGTTCAGTGGTCAAGTGCGATAAGCAGAGCCTAGATATGGTGAACACTTCTTCTGAGTG GTCTATCGCCGCCGCTAAAAGTGAGATGAATGACGGTGTTAAGGACAAGAAGGCTGGTGGTGGCATCAAGAAAGTGCCCCTCAACCCATCTAAACCAGCCAAGATGGTCAAGATAGGGGTCGACCTTGACccaaaatag
- the LOC133884014 gene encoding protein MIZU-KUSSEI 1-like, whose amino-acid sequence MKKKSGASNYMCIAPIFNSCVPSGKQQPSNDAGKNRRTFSFPESLTGGKDQRQQQPEEQNSESIIDPAASIITRKDGRHCTVIVGTIFGPRTGRVTFCVQRDAAVPPPFLFELSVPMQSLAAEMGSGLLRIALECHRPSSKTHDVRSGANTNATMGGSSGRNIWKASCNGRDVGYAMRRRPTDWDRHVLETMRTMTTGVGVLPSAVALEGANEGEQQDGGGGELEVMYMRATYERIIGSRDAVSYHLISPGTTGGSPPQELSVFLLRTRDRRTR is encoded by the coding sequence ATGAAGAAGAAGTCGGGTGCATCCAACTACATGTGCATTGCACCCATCTTTAACTCCTGCGTCCCCTCCGGTAAACAGCAGCCGTCAAACGACGCCGGCAAGAACCGCCGGACCTTCTCTTTCCCGGAAAGCCTCACCGGGGGCAAGGACCAGCGCCAGCAGCAGCCGGAGGAGCAGAACTCCGAGAGCATCATCGATCCCGCCGCCTCGATCATCACCAGGAAGGACGGCCGGCACTGCACCGTGATCGTGGGCACCATCTTCGGCCCCCGCACCGGCCGCGTCACCTTCTGCGTACAGCGCGATGCCGCCGTGCCGCCCCCCTTCCTCTTCGAGCTCTCCGTCCCGATGCAGTCCCTCGCTGCCGAGATGGGCTCCGGTCTCCTCCGCATCGCGCTCGAGTGCCACCGCCCCAGCAGCAAAACCCACGATGTTCGCAGCGGCGCCAACACCAACGCTACCATGGGCGGCAGCTCGGGCCGGAACATATGGAAGGCATCCTGCAACGGGCGTGACGTGGGGTACGCCATGCGGCGGCGACCGACGGACTGGGACCGGCACGTGCTGGAGACCATGCGGACGATGACAACGGGCGTCGGTGTGCTCCCGTCCGCGGTGGCGCTGGAAGGGGCCAACGAGGGAGAGCAGCaggacggcggcggtggcgagtTGGAGGTGATGTACATGCGGGCGACGTACGAGAGGATCATAGGCTCCAGAGACGCCGTGTCGTACCACCTCATCAGTCCCGGCACCACCGGCGGTAGCCCACCTCAGGAGCTCAGCGTCTTCTTGCTGCGGACCAGAGACCGACGAACTAGGTAG